Proteins from one Hemibagrus wyckioides isolate EC202008001 linkage group LG16, SWU_Hwy_1.0, whole genome shotgun sequence genomic window:
- the LOC131367170 gene encoding uncharacterized protein LOC131367170, whose protein sequence is MMQGDLEASIIHFQDIIRKQCLEENQLRKECKKLEEKLRVPQSQRLRQADIRCVQQLRALLKRRDELDKCVEKERLIQIQSVQKKLEEHKRKAHARHTEEVTHKLENKLERTLIRHNKKVVKKHQLKEEIEKLQKDHVHFQQLHHCQHEELQKVQQEIAELMTMIEEEHDVREKILTKLENLKEKNEKNKKKRLQQIAEVDELKRQLEVEQRLDKFIETKCRERKGLEEAQLRRGEEKFIFYYRYLTEQRREIEDLKAEIRSTKEEMEKLRDRRSEEPPTLNQQRDIESQIQELTEILDQLNTGVSDLYHEIGCDPPLDKVLSCPGWLKDSSLTIHLRLLAQKTSELVAVQNFIKFKDQDQELAQVPALVVQPPAEQPLEFSDMDQVSIPDYDKRPLTLEELRQFVTKMKK, encoded by the exons ATGATGCAGGGTGATTTGGAGGCCAGCATAATCCATTTCCAGGACATTATCCGCAAGCAGTG TCTGGAGGAAAATCAACTGCGTAAGGAGTGCAAGAAATTGGAGGAGAAACTGCGTGTGCCTCAGAGTCAGCGGCTCAGGCAGGCTGACATCCGCTGTGTCCAGCAGCTCCGGGCTCTCCTGAAGCGCCGCGACGAGCTCGAcaagtgtgtggaaaaagagaGACTCATTCAA ATCCAGAGTGTTCAGAAGAAACTGGAAGAGCATAAGCGGAAGGCTCACGCTCGCCACACTGAAGAGGTCACTCACAAGCTGGAAAATAAACTGGAACGC ACTCTCATTCGCCACAACAAGAAGGTGGTGAAGAAACATCAGCTGAAAGAGGAGATAGAGAAGCTGCAAAAGGACCATGTTCATTTCCAGCAGCTGCACCACTGTCAGCATGAG GAGCTTCAGAAAGTCcagcaggagattgctgaacTCATGACCATGATAGAGGAAGAACATGATGTCAG ggagAAAATACTGACAAAACTGGAGAATTTGAAGGAGAAGAatgagaagaataagaagaaacgGCTTCAACAAATcgctgaggtggatgagctgaaGAGGCAGCTTGAAGTGGAGCAACGTCTTGATAAGTTCATAGAAACTAAGTGTCGTGAGAGGAAAGGACTGGAGGAGGCACAACTCAGACGCG gtgaagaaaAGTTCATCTTTTACTATAGATACCTTACTGAGCAAAGAAGAGAGATTGAGGATTTGAAAGCTGAAATCAGATCG AcaaaagaggagatggagaagtTGAGAGATCGGAGATCGGAAGAACCCCCCACCCTCAATCAGCAGAGAGACATTGAATCTCAGATCCAGGAACTCACTGAGATCCTGGATCAGCTTAATACAG ggGTGAGCGACTTGTATCATGAGATCGGTTGCGATCCTCCGTTGGACAAAGTGCTCAGTTGTCCAGGTTGGCTTAAAGACTCCAGCCTTACAATTCACCTGAGGCTACTGGCCCAGAAAACCAGTGAGCTGGTCGCTGTCCAGAATTTCATCAAATTCAAG gatcaggatcaggaacTAGCTCAGGTGCCGGCTCTTGTCGTTCAGCCTCCTGCCGAGCAGCCTCTTGAATTTAG TGATATGGATCAAGTGAGTATCCCCGATTATGACAAGCGACCTTTGACCCTGGAAGAACTTCGCCAGTTCGTTACGAAAATg aaaaagtga